CCGGAAAGTCAGCGAGAACAGCCTATGGTAAGGAGGAATGATGGCATATGCCGCAAAGCCGCAGTGAACGAATAGCCGGTGTATTTATTTACATTATACTATCTTTTATTACACTCCTTGTACTGTATCCTTTATTTTTTGTTCTGATTGCTTCCATCAGCGCTCCGGAAACGGTGATGCGGGGGGAAGTATGGTTATGGCCGAAGGAACTGTCGTTTGTAGGCTACGAACGGTTATTTGCCAATTCGGAGCTCATGCGGGGATTTCTAAACACGCTGCTCTATACCACGACGGGCACAGCGCTGAATGTACTGATGACGATCGCAGCGGCTTATCCATTATCGAGAGCCGATTTTAACGGCCGCGGCATTTTTACGGCGATCATCGTATTCACCATGTTCTTCAGCGGGGGGATGATCCCCAATTACTTGCTGGTGAAGGAACTGGGGATGCTGGATACGATTTGGGCCATCATTATCCCTTCGGCCGTATCGGTGTGGAACATTATCATCATGCGGACCTTCTTCCAAAGCTCCATTCCGAAGGAAATGCAGGAGGCGGCGTTTATCGATGGGGCCTCTAACATGCGGGTGCTGCTGCGGATTGTGCTTCCATTATCCGGACCGATATTAGCTGTCATGGTTTTGTTCTACGCAGTGGGCCACTGGAATTCGTATTTTAGTGCGCTGATCTATTTGTCGGACCGTGCGAATTATCCGATGCAGCTGTTCCTGCGTGAAATTCTGGTTCAGGGACAAATGCAGGAGATGGTTGATATCAGTGATGATTCACTGGCACGAAGTCTAATGGATGCGGAAGCGATCAAATATGCGGCGGTCATTGTGACAAATCTGCCGATGCTGCTGCTGTATCCGTTCCTGCAAAAGTATTTTGTGAAGGGTGTTATGATTGGCGCAATTAAAGGTTGATTACGGATATTTCATGAGGAGGAATTGAATTTTATGGTGATGAGAAAATGGACTTCACTTATATTGGCAGCTGTACTGGCAGCCGGATTGCTGGCAGGCTGCGGTAGTAAAAGCGGCGAAGGTGCAGCGGATAAGGGGGAGACGCCGCAAACCAATGTTAACGAGACCGGCATGCCGATTGTGAACGAGCCCCTTAACTTGACGTTCTTCACGGGCAAGTCGCCATCAAACGGGAGCAAATTCGAGGAAACGCTTGTATGGAAAACCTATCAAGAGATGTCGAATGTAAATGTGACCTGGAACCTCATTCCATTTGATACCCTTACAGAGAAGCGGAACCTAGCGCTGGCAGGTGGAGATTATCCGGATGTATTCTACTCCGCAAGGGTCAGCTCCGCAGAATTAACCCGTTATGGGGAGCAGGGAGTATTTATACCGCTGAATGATCTGATCGATCAATATGCACCGAATTTCAAAAAGCTGATGGAACAGTACCCTGATATTCGAAAAGGGCTGACGATGCCGGACGGCAATATTTATTCCCTGCCTTCTTTCTACGATCCTGCGCTGCTCTCCATGTTGATTGGTACACCGATATGGATTAATCAGGAGTGGCTGGATCAGCTCGGGATGAAGGAGCCGCAGACGACCGAAGAATTCTATGCGTATTTGAAGGCGGTCCAGAAAACCGATCTGAACGGTAACGGTAAGCATGATGAGATTCCATTCGCTTCAACAGGCATTACCGGAATCATCGATCACTTGAAAGGCTCTTGGGGACTTGGTACAAGTGGACTTGGCCATAAATTGGTAGACATAGATCCGGATACAGGGAAACTGCGCTTCACCAAAGCCTTGCCGGAGTATAAGGAAATGCTGCAGTTCGTAAACAAGCTGCACCAAGAGGGACTGCTCGATAAAGAGATCTTCACGATTGAGGGCGGCGCATTGAATGCGAAAGGGCAGGAGGGCCTGCTCGGTGCCACGATTGTGCCGAATCCGGAGATGGTGATGGGACGAAAAGAATACATCGGGCTCGGGGCGCTTAAGGGACCGCATGGAGATCAACTCTATTCTCATGTCAAAGTTCCGATGGTTCACGTAGGTGCATTTGCGATTACTGATAAGAACCCGAATCCGGAAGCAACGATCCGCTGGATGGATTATTTCTACGGGGATGAGGGAGCCCAGTTCTATTTCATGGGTAAAGAAGGCGAGACTTACACGAAGAACGCTGAGGGTCAACTGGAGTATGTGA
Above is a window of Paenibacillus sp. FSL K6-1330 DNA encoding:
- a CDS encoding extracellular solute-binding protein, with the translated sequence MVMRKWTSLILAAVLAAGLLAGCGSKSGEGAADKGETPQTNVNETGMPIVNEPLNLTFFTGKSPSNGSKFEETLVWKTYQEMSNVNVTWNLIPFDTLTEKRNLALAGGDYPDVFYSARVSSAELTRYGEQGVFIPLNDLIDQYAPNFKKLMEQYPDIRKGLTMPDGNIYSLPSFYDPALLSMLIGTPIWINQEWLDQLGMKEPQTTEEFYAYLKAVQKTDLNGNGKHDEIPFASTGITGIIDHLKGSWGLGTSGLGHKLVDIDPDTGKLRFTKALPEYKEMLQFVNKLHQEGLLDKEIFTIEGGALNAKGQEGLLGATIVPNPEMVMGRKEYIGLGALKGPHGDQLYSHVKVPMVHVGAFAITDKNPNPEATIRWMDYFYGDEGAQFYFMGKEGETYTKNAEGQLEYVKEITENPNGLTQDQALAKYFTWLGGSYPGFVRERWFKASETRPNAMAAAEKAEPYAVKEILYNFNFTLEEMDVMTSIGKDIEDYVKEMEAKFVNGSASFSQWEEYVNTLNKMGMDRYMEVYQAAFERYQAE
- a CDS encoding carbohydrate ABC transporter permease gives rise to the protein MPQSRSERIAGVFIYIILSFITLLVLYPLFFVLIASISAPETVMRGEVWLWPKELSFVGYERLFANSELMRGFLNTLLYTTTGTALNVLMTIAAAYPLSRADFNGRGIFTAIIVFTMFFSGGMIPNYLLVKELGMLDTIWAIIIPSAVSVWNIIIMRTFFQSSIPKEMQEAAFIDGASNMRVLLRIVLPLSGPILAVMVLFYAVGHWNSYFSALIYLSDRANYPMQLFLREILVQGQMQEMVDISDDSLARSLMDAEAIKYAAVIVTNLPMLLLYPFLQKYFVKGVMIGAIKG